One genomic region from Fibrobacter sp. encodes:
- a CDS encoding PrsW family glutamic-type intramembrane protease → MIYAENILICIVVPLAISLHFINGNARRIIASFIAGMIVCILSAYMAGFFQLVSGFNSENTSIFISPIIEEIMKLLSVLFCVYVFNPSNEKIQLFAVGIGAGFATFENSCYLLSPGIQHLGYVLVRGAAVGVMHIVTMVAIAKGIKILKTYMVFSFAGIAGVLSLSMTVHALYNLLVSKPGISSYVGYVMPMVCAVLLYMISSNSKRYNHK, encoded by the coding sequence ATGATATATGCTGAAAACATCCTGATATGCATTGTGGTTCCGCTGGCGATTTCCCTGCATTTCATCAACGGGAATGCCCGCCGGATTATAGCCTCATTCATCGCGGGCATGATTGTCTGCATTCTGTCTGCGTATATGGCCGGCTTCTTCCAGTTGGTATCCGGATTCAATTCAGAAAATACCTCTATTTTTATTTCCCCGATTATAGAAGAAATCATGAAGCTGTTGTCCGTTCTGTTCTGCGTTTACGTGTTCAATCCGTCGAACGAAAAAATCCAGCTGTTCGCTGTCGGTATCGGAGCCGGCTTTGCGACCTTCGAGAATTCCTGTTACCTGCTGTCGCCCGGCATTCAGCATCTCGGCTATGTGCTAGTCCGCGGGGCAGCCGTCGGAGTGATGCATATCGTGACCATGGTCGCCATCGCCAAGGGCATCAAGATTCTGAAGACGTACATGGTGTTCTCCTTCGCCGGGATTGCGGGCGTCTTGTCGCTATCCATGACCGTGCACGCGCTCTACAACCTGCTGGTTTCAAAGCCGGGAATTTCTTCGTATGTCGGGTATGTAATGCCGATGGTCTGCGCCGTGCTGTTGTACATGATAAGCAGCAATTCGAAGAGATATAACCACAAGTGA